A region of Elusimicrobiota bacterium DNA encodes the following proteins:
- a CDS encoding triose-phosphate isomerase, with translation MSRRPLMAGNWKMQKTIPETVDFLKKLAPQVLGLLDREILICPPFTSLFAAAQAAQGSPIAIGAQNLNENLQGAYTGEISAGMIKDAGGTFVLIGHSERRQYYGETDLLVNKKAKLALEQGLTPVVCVGETLAEREGGNTFSVVERQVLEGLRGFAAAQAPALVIAYEPVWAIGTGKTATPDQAQEVHAFIRKKLEGLFGGEASRMRILYGGSVKPDNVDSLMSQPDIHGGLVGGSSLKAEDFLRIVKFNRVPQAAARS, from the coding sequence ATGTCTCGTCGACCCCTGATGGCCGGTAACTGGAAAATGCAAAAAACGATCCCCGAAACGGTGGACTTTTTGAAGAAACTCGCCCCTCAGGTTCTGGGTCTATTGGACCGGGAAATCCTGATCTGCCCTCCCTTCACTTCGCTTTTCGCGGCCGCCCAGGCCGCCCAAGGGAGCCCCATTGCCATCGGGGCTCAAAACTTGAATGAAAACCTTCAAGGCGCCTATACGGGAGAAATTTCCGCCGGCATGATTAAAGACGCCGGGGGGACCTTCGTTTTGATCGGACATTCCGAACGGAGACAGTATTACGGCGAGACCGACCTCCTCGTTAACAAAAAAGCCAAGCTGGCGCTGGAACAGGGACTGACCCCCGTGGTTTGCGTGGGGGAAACCCTCGCTGAACGGGAGGGGGGGAACACCTTCTCCGTGGTGGAACGCCAGGTGCTCGAAGGGCTACGGGGGTTCGCCGCGGCCCAGGCACCCGCCTTGGTCATCGCCTACGAACCCGTTTGGGCCATCGGCACCGGCAAAACCGCCACGCCGGACCAGGCCCAAGAAGTTCATGCCTTCATTCGGAAAAAGTTGGAGGGCCTTTTCGGAGGGGAAGCCTCCCGCATGAGGATTCTTTACGGCGGTTCCGTGAAACCAGACAACGTCGACTCGCTGATGTCGCAACCGGACATTCACGGCGGATTAGTGGGCGGGTCGAGTCTAAAAGCGGAAGACTTCCTCCGCATTGTCAAATTCAATCGGGTTCCCCAGGCGGCGGCCCGCTCTTGA
- the rpiB gene encoding ribose 5-phosphate isomerase B encodes MNVFIGADHGGFLAKTLLVRSLRADGHVVTDVGAPSGEPTDYPDHAALVARAVAKGKAERGVLICGTGIGMSIAANKVKGVRAAVAWNEKTAALAAEHNGANVLCLGGRFLSAPRITRLVRIWLRTSFAGGRHLRRLNKISALEKGGAR; translated from the coding sequence TTGAACGTTTTCATCGGCGCCGACCACGGAGGCTTTCTCGCTAAAACGCTCTTGGTTCGAAGCCTGCGCGCCGACGGGCATGTCGTCACCGACGTGGGCGCCCCCAGCGGGGAACCCACGGATTATCCGGACCACGCGGCCCTGGTGGCGAGAGCGGTGGCGAAAGGAAAAGCCGAACGAGGCGTTTTGATCTGCGGAACCGGCATTGGCATGTCCATCGCCGCCAACAAAGTCAAAGGGGTTCGCGCGGCCGTCGCGTGGAACGAAAAAACAGCCGCCCTGGCCGCGGAACACAACGGGGCCAATGTGCTTTGCCTGGGGGGGCGTTTTCTTTCGGCTCCGCGAATCACGCGGTTGGTCCGAATATGGCTTCGAACCTCTTTTGCAGGCGGTCGGCACCTACGGCGGTTGAACAAAATATCCGCTCTGGAAAAAGGGGGCGCGCGATGA
- a CDS encoding tetratricopeptide repeat protein, translating to MKRWTWASFFLLLGGVCWAAESSTLLEEGLRLANDGKASESLVMIRRAAAAAPSDAATQTALGLVALQNQNLQEARGALERAVQLDPNSQTAFYSLAMLYEKLKMGPEARSAWQRFLSLSPSAEMAELARRHVERLQ from the coding sequence ATGAAACGATGGACATGGGCTTCTTTTTTTCTTCTGCTCGGCGGGGTTTGCTGGGCCGCCGAGTCCTCGACGCTTTTAGAAGAGGGCCTTCGCCTTGCTAACGACGGGAAGGCGTCGGAATCCCTCGTGATGATTCGTCGCGCCGCCGCCGCCGCGCCCTCAGATGCCGCCACCCAAACGGCTTTGGGGCTTGTCGCTTTACAGAACCAAAACCTTCAGGAAGCCCGCGGGGCCCTGGAGCGGGCCGTTCAACTGGATCCAAACTCCCAAACGGCGTTTTATTCGCTCGCGATGCTGTATGAGAAACTGAAGATGGGACCGGAAGCCCGGTCTGCGTGGCAACGGTTTCTGTCGCTTTCGCCTTCCGCTGAAATGGCGGAGCTGGCGCGGCGGCATGTGGAAAGGCTCCAATGA